From the Brachyspira intermedia PWS/A genome, the window AAGAACTTTTTGAAATGTATAAAGGTATTGATGATGAAAAGTTATTTGAAAATTTGAAATATTTCTTAACTGCTATAATGCCTACATGTGAAAAATACAATATAAAAATGGCTATACACCCTGATGATCCTGCTTGGCCTGTATTCGGACTTCCTAGAATAATAGTGAACAAAGAAAATATTTTAAGGATGGTTAATAGTGTTAATAGTCCTTGCAATGGAGTAACATTATGTGCAGGTTCTTTAGGTTCTAATCCTAAAAATGATATACCTGATATAGTAAGAAGTTTAAAAGGAAAAATTTTCTTTGCCCATGTAAGAAATTTAGAGCATACAGCCCCGGGTAAATTCCAAGAAGCAGCTCACTTATCAAGTGACGGATCTATGGATATGTTTGCTATTATGAAAGCATTTTATGATATAGGCTTTGAAGGACCATTCAGACCTGATCATGGAAGAGCTATATGGGACGAAGTATCTATGCCAGGTTACGGACTTTATGACAGAGCATTAGGAGCTGTTTATCTACAGGGATTATGGGAAGCTATAGAAAAGATGGGTAAATAATTAAATATATATTAGCTGCAATACTTTTATGATTTTATTTTATAAAAGTATTGCATTTATTTTATACTTTACAAATCAAAGGGGATAAATATCATGAAAACTTTTATGGATAAAGATTTTTTATTATATAATGAAACATCAAAAACACTTTTTCATAACTATGCCTGCAAATGTCCTATATTTGATTATCATTGTCATTTAAATCCGAAAGAGATTGCTGAAAATAAAAAATTTAAAAATATAACAGAGATTTGGCTTTATGGTGATCATTATAAATGGAGAATGATGAGAGCTAATGGCATAGATGAAAAATTCATAACAGGTGATGCATCCGATTATGATAAGTTTATTGCTTGGGTAAAAACTGTACCTAATTTAATAGGAAATCCTCTTTATCATTGGAGTCATTTGGAGCTTCAAAGATATTTCGATATTTATGAAGTTATTAATGAAGATAATGCTGATATAATATGGGAAAAAGCTAATCAAAAATTACAGAATATGACTATTAAAGATATTCTTAAAAAATTTAAAGTTCATACCATAGGAACAACCGATGATCCTATAGATAATTTGGAATATCATAAATTAATAAAAGAAGGTAAAGCTCAAATAGGACAAATTAATACAAAAATAGTACCTTCTTTCAGACCTGATAAGTCTATAAATATAGAAATGCCTGATTTCAGTGATTATATAAAAAAGCTTGAAAATGCAAGCAAAATAAATATAAAAGATATAAAATCATTAATTGAAGCTTTATATAATAGAATAGATTATTTTAAAAATTTAGGCTGTGTATCAAGCGATTGTTCTTTATCAACAGTACCATTTAATTTAGATGAAGAAAAAAATATTGATAATATTTTCAAAAAAGCTATGAACAAAGAAACATTATCTAATGAAGATATAGAAAAATACAAAACATATATTCTTATAAAATTAATAAAAAAATATAAAGAATCAAATTTAGTTATGCAAATACATATTTCCGCTATGAGGAACAATAATGAAGTAATGTTTAAAAAATTAGGGCCTGATACAGGATATGATTCTGTTGGAGATTCTAATATCATAGAAAAATTATCATTATTATTAAAGACTGCTAATAATGATGGAGGACTTCCTAAAATTATTTTCTACAGCCTTAATCATAAAGATTATTATCCTCTTTCAACTCTTATGGGATGTTTTCAAGAAGGCGGTATAAAAGGAAAGATGCAATTAGGTTCCGCTTGGTGGTTCTGTGATAATAAAGACGGAATGGAAGAACAGATAAAAATTCTTGCCAATACTGGATCATTAGCTTTATTCGTAGGTATGCTTACTGATTCAAGAAGTTTCTTATCATACTCAAGACATGAATACTTTAGAAGAATATTATGCAATATAATAGGAGAGTGGTCTGAAAAAGGCGAAGTTCCTAACGATATTAAATATTTAGGAAATATAATAGAAAATATATGCTTCAATAATTCTAATATTTACTTTAATAATTAAGCATGATAAATTATAAATCATAGTTTTACATTTTAAGGAGTTTTTTATGTTAGAAAAATATATACAAAATAAAATAATACCTGTAGTAGTCATTGAAAATGAAGAAGAAATAAGAAATGTAGCAGAACTTTGTCTAGAATTTCTTCCTTCTATAGAATTAACTTTAAGAACAGAATACGGATACAAAGCTTTAGAAATATTAGCCAAAGACTACCCTACACTTCCAAGATCTGCTGCTACTGTTTTAAATACAGAACAGGTTGATAGAATACTTGACTTAGGAACGAATATAATAATAAGCCCAGGATTTCAGCCTATAATGCTTGAATATGCCAAAAAGAAAAATTATCATTATATACCAGGTGCTGCGACTCCTGCTGAAATAGAACAATGTTTAGCTTACGGACATAAATATATAAAATTCTTCCATGCAGGTTTATACGGAGGAATTAATTGGATAAAAAATATAGCTCCTGTTTATCAGCATACCGGAGTAAAATTTATGCCTTTGGGTGGTGTAAGTATAGACAATGCAAAAGAATATTTGCAAAACAAAAATGTATTTGCCTGCGGAGGCTCTTGGTTATGTCCTAGAAACTTAATGGAAGAAAAAAATTGGAAAGAAATAAAAAGAAGATTTGAAGAAGCTCATCATTTAATAAAAGAATTGGGAATTTAATAAAACTTTATTATATGATTTTTATATACTTTCTATGTATAAATAATATAGGTGAATATAAATTTATATAAAATAAATTTGCATTCACTTATTATTTTTTGTATAATTTCAAAGTATAATCTTTAATATTTAGGACAGTTTATAATATGATTAGTGAAGAAAACAAATATTTTTATAGTGCATTGAGCAATATTCAAAATAAAAAATATGATGAAGCTATTGGTGATTTATTAAAAGTTATAGAAATAGACAATGATAATTTAGATGCTTATCATAATTTAGCAAGAGTATATTATGAAATAAAAGATTATGATAAAGCAATAGAGACTTATAATAAATCTATTGAAATATATCCTCATGACAGCGATACTTATTATTATAGAGCAGAAGTTTATATGGCAAAAAAAGATTATGATAAAGCTATAGAAGATTTGGAAAAAGCTATTGTAAAAAACAAAGCCTATTCCGATGCCTATTATCTAATGTCTGTAGCATATAGGAAAAAAAGAAATATAAAAAAGCTATTAAATATTTAAAGCAAACATTAGAGTTTTATGATGAAGACTATATAGCATATTATGATCTCTACAAACTATATAACATACTTTCAAATCATGAAAAAGAAGAAGAAAAAAAAGAAAAGTATATTCTTAAATCTCAAAAATATTTAAAAAAATCAGCCGACTTAGGATATGAAAAAGCTATAGAAAAACTAAATAATGATGGTAGTAACATATAGAAATTTTAAACTTTAATCATATTTTACATATTATAAAATATAAAAAATAATTTACTTGCAATATTATAAATATAAAATATTATATAATATAGGTAAATTAGTTAATAAAGGAGATGATAATATGTCCAAAAAAGTTTTAGTACCTTTAGCTGAAGGATTTGAAGAAATAGAGGCTGTGACTATTGTTGATGTTTTAAGAAGAGCAAATATAGAAGTAGTAACTGCTTCCTTAACTGATAATTTAGATGTAAAAGGCTCCCATAATATTTTTATAAAAGCAGATACAACTCTAGAAAAAATAATGAATTATGATTTTGATGCTATAGCTCTTCCTGGTGGAATGATAGGCATGAATAATTTAAAAGCAGATATGAGAGTTATAGAAAAAATTAGAGATATGTATGAAAGTAAAAAGTTAGTATCAGCAATATGTGCTTCTCCTATAGTACTAGGTGAAGCTGGAGTTATAAATGGAAAATATACTTGCTATCCTAGCTGTGAAATATATGTAAAAGGCGGTGAATATGTAGAAAAAGACTTAGTAGTTTGTAACGATAATGTTATAACTTCTAAAGGACCTGCTACTACAGTATTCTTTGCTTTAGAAATAGTAAAATATTTAAATGGATCTAATGAAGAATTAGCAAATGCTTTATTAGTACCATTGATCAAATAATTAATTATAAAAAATTTGAGGGTTAAATGAAAGTTATTATACCAGCAGCCGGAGAAGGCTCTAGATTAAGACCGCATACTATTACAAAACCCAAACCAATACTTCCTATAGCGGGCTCTACAATTATTGATTTTATAATGACTGAAATATCTTCTATACAAGATTTAGAAGAAGTAATATTTATAGTAGGTTATTTAAAAGATCAAATGATTGAATATTTAAGTAATAAATATACAAATATAAAACTAACATTTGTAGAGCAAAAAGAGTATAAAGGTTTGGCTCATGCTATATCACTTACAAAAGAACATATAAAAGATGATGACAAAATATTTATTATTTTAGGAGACACCATATTCAAATTAAATCTGTCAAATATAGTAAGCAAAAATGAAAATTCTCTTGGAGTATGTGAAGTTGATAATCCAAGCAGATTCGGAGTAGCAGTATTGAATGAGCAAGGTGTTATAACAAAATTAGTTGAAAAACCACAAGAGCCTATAAGTAATTTAGCTCTTACAGGTATGTACAATATAGTTAATACCAAAGAGTTATTTGAAGCTATAGACTACATTATAAAAAATGATATAAAAACTAAAAATGAATATCAGCTTACAGATGCTTTGGAATATATGATAGAAAACTCAATTATATTTAAAACATTTAAATTAGATGGCTGGTATGACTGCGGTGAAAAATCTACTATGATAGAAACAAATAAATCTATCATTAAGCATGAGATATTAAGCAAAGGTATAAAAGACACCGCTATAATACCCCCTGTATTCATAGATAAAGATGTAAAAATAGAAAATTCTGTAATAGGCCCTTATGTACATATTGGAAAGAATTCAAAAATAGAAAACTCCATCTTAAAAAACAGCATTATATTTGAAGAAGTTAATATATCTAATGCATTTATGGACAATTCTATAATCTCTGAAAAAGTTACATATAAAGGAAAAACTCATTCAATGGATATAGGTGCCTCTATCACAATAGAACAAAATTAATAATATTTGCAATATTAAAAAAAGGAAGCTTCATTATAAATATGACAGCTTCCTTTTATTTTATAATATAGCTTTTATAATGTAGCATTCATAAAAGCCATTACAATAAACTGCAAAAAACTCACAAATAAAAATATTCCTGTATCCATTATTAAAAGAGAATATGGATAATTAGTAAGAAGTATTGAAAATCTCACTTTATCTGCTATTATCAAAGATGAATATGTTAAAAATCCTATAATTAATTTTAAATGCTCTTTCAAAGGCACAAAATGAGAAAATACCATAAAAAATAATGCTATGAGTAAACTTTGAATAAAAGAAAAAAACTCAAAATAATATATCATCTTTATTCTATTATTCCAATTACGAACACCAGGCAATATCTCTCTTCTATAATAGAATTTTTTAACCGATTGAAATTCTAGTACGAATCTTGTAGCTAAAAATCTAACTACATAACAAGCTAAAACAAATTCCAAATATTTTACTATTATATTTTCCATAATCAAAAATTATATAAATACCATTCATCACAATTCTTACAAAAATCTAATTTCTTGCAAACATTATCAATAAAATAATTTTCAAGTGTCTTCCATATATTATCTATATTCTCTTCATATATAGAAGCTATTTTCTTTTCTTTGTTTATATCAAATCTGCAAATATAAACATCTCCGTAACTATCTATAAATAAATCTCTAGACAAATGCCAGCAGCCTATATTAATAATAGGAGCCATATCCCCTACTCTATTGTCATCTATCATGCCTCTGTAGTTGTAGTATTTCTGCATTATGATATCTACTTTGTATTTATCGAAATATTTATAATATGAAGCTAAATAATCAAAATTATCTTTCTGCTTAGTTATCTGTAAATAAGTATTCTTAGGCTCTCTAAGCAAATAATAATCTATATTAGACATAATAGTTTTCAAATCGCCATTATCATATATCTTGTTATAAACATCTTCTTCTACAGTATCTAAATGTATTATAACATGAAGATTATTTCTCTCTGATTGCATAGATAATAATTTCTTGGCATTATCGCTGTCAAGAAGCAATGCATTAGTTTCTAAATATACATTAACATTTTTATTTCTTGTAGAATATTCTAATATATCAAAAACATCTTTATTCAAAAGAGGTTCATAATAACTTCCTATAGACATATGGAAATCGCCGCAAAAATTATAAAGTTTATCATAAATAGTTTTAAACTCATCTAAAGTGATATTCTTTTCTTCTTTTGAAAGCTCATTTTTTATAGTTTCATTTTTCAATAAATATTTATTCAATACATTTTGTCTATTATTAATATCTATTTCTACAAATGAAGGCAATGTTCTTCTGATGCTTGGATTTTCTTCTATTGCTTTCACCATTTCATTATAATCTTTATAATTGATGAGTTTTTTTATTAAAATAGCATTTCTCTTACTATCAGCAAATAGAGAAAGTCTATAATATCTCATATCATGTTCAGATATAAGTATTTCTATTTCAAAAAAATTAGGATCAACAAACACAATATTGTTTATAGCATTTTCAGATACTTTAATATCTTTAGTTTTTATAATATTAAATAATTTTTCAAAAGCGGTTCTTCTTATTATAAAAGGTACTATGCCGGAAGGATAATTTTCACCATAACTAAAATATGATATATTTTCTTCATGTATCTTAGTTAATTTAATCGTTTCATCTTCATTAAATAAAGGCATATTTCCCGGTATATAAATTATATTGTCATAATTTTCGCTTTCTTTATATATGTTATTCAAATAATTTTCTATTTTTTCAAGATCATTATTTTCTATATATTTAACATCGCAATTTAATTTCTCTTTTAAAATATTAATCTTATCATTAAAGATACTATCAAATTCTTCAGAAAACTCATTGGAAAAAGTTTTATCAGCTAATATTAAAAAACTCATCTTTTACCTCTTATAAAAATTAATTAAATATAATCCATAATATTATCAGGACTTCTTGATATCAAACCGCATACTTTGCATATATACAAACTCTTTTCTGCATCATCGTCATAATCAAGAACATCTATATCCTGCAAATTATTAATATCATTATTTACTATCTTGGATAAATTAGAAGACCCGCAATAGGAACATCTGTAAATTAAATCTTCTGATATATCATCTATATATATTCTTTCATATCGTTTATCTTTTGATGAAAATCTTATTCTGTTATTTATATATCTATGAGGAAAAATTTCTATAAACTCATCTAAAGTTATTTTTTTTAAAGAATTAGATTTTATATTATCTATTTCATTTTTCCCTATCATTAAAGCACTAAACTGATTCATAGAAATATTATGTAAATTAATTAAATCATTAAATACTTCATTAGTAAGTTCATAATTATCTAAAGTTATATATTCAGGATAATCGCTTACAATGAGTTTTAATTCTTCTCTATTTTCTTTAAAATATCCGAATTCACAAAATAAATATTTATCATCTTTATGATAGGCAAATAATCCAATCAAAGAATCATAAGTTTCATAAGAATCATTTCCGCTATAAGAATAATCTGCATATAAAACATTATCAAAACTTTTTATATATCTAATAACAGGATCATCATCATATAATTTATGAATAATCTTTTCTTCACCTAATATATTTTCTATATCTTTCATAAAAATAACTCATAAAGTATTAATCAGAATATGAAGCAAGCATATCTTCTTGTTCTTTTTTAAATAAAGCATCAGTTATCTCTGTAATTTCACCGTCCATAAATCTATCTAATTTATAAAGAGTAACATTTATTCTATGGTCTGTAACTCTGTTTTGAGGAAAATTATAAGTTCTTATTCTCTCGCTTCTATCTCCTGAACCAATCTGCTCTCTTCTTTCTTTAGCTTCCTTTGCCTTTCTCTCAGCTTCTTCTTTCTCATATATTCTAGCACGAAGAACTTTCAATGCTTTTGCCTTATTCTTATGCTGACTTTTTTCATCTTGACACTGCACAACTAATCCAGTAGGTAAATGCGTGATTCTAACTGCACTGTCAGTGGTATTAACAGACTGTCCTCCCGGTCCGCTTGAACGGAATATGTCCACTCTTATGTCTTCATCTTTTATAACAACATCGCTTTCCATAGCTTCAGGCATAACAGCAACAGTAGAAGCAGATGTATGTATTCTTCCGCCTGACTCTGTAGCAGGTATTCTCTGTACGCGATGAGTTCCGCTTTCAAATTTCAATGTTCTGTAAGCATCTTTTCCGGATACTGAAAATATAACCTCTTTATATCCTCCAAGCTCCGTAGGGCTAGTATCTATTATTTCCATTTTTAAATTAGTTCTTTCTATAAAACGAGTGTACATTCTAAATAAATCGCCTACAAATAAAGCAGATTCATCTCCTCCTGTACCTACTCTAATCTCAACTATAATATTCTTTCCGTCATTTTTATCTTTAGGAAGTAAAAGAAGTCTAAGACCATTTATTATATCTTCTTTTTTTTGATTAAGTTCCTCTATCTCTAATAATGCCATATCTTTAAGCTCTTTATCAGTATCAGGATTATTAATCATCTCATTGGATTCATCTATTTCTTTTAATACTACTTTTAATTTTTTATATTCTTCTACAATATCTTCTATCTCTGATTTTTTTTTCATCAAATCCTGTATAACTCTATTATCCTTTATGTTGGCATCATTAAGTTTCTGCACTATATCTTCATAAGTTTTTTCTACCAATGACAGTTTATCAATTATTGACATAAAATAAATTCCACTCCAAAAAATAAGTATAATTATATACAAATAATGATATTTATCAACTATTATAAAATTTTCTTAATTATTCAAATTATTTACTTACACTATTAAAATTAGCTTTAAAATCTATATTAATATGTGTATAATTAGAATTAATAGTAGAACCTATTATTATACTGTTAGGATAACTCCAAGTCCTTAAAGGTATATTGAAATATCTTAATATATCTTGAGATTTCGCAAGCTGTATAGTAAATATATAATCAGGATTGATATTTTTTGATATCTGAGATTTTATATATGTATCTAAAGATTCTCCGTCATAAACACTGTCTATAATAGTTTCTATGGCCTTTTCATTCTCGCTTACAAAATATACTTTATCTACAAAAGTATAATAGAACATATTTCCATTATTTAAATCATAAGAATATATATAACTATTATTATAATTTCTTTCTTTTTTAATGAGATTAGGATATTTTTCTAATAATGCAACTTCCAATTTAGGAAGCAAAGCAGTATCATTTTCTATATTAAAAATCATTAGAGGATATATCAATTCAGATCTTTTTGATTCTATATATGCAACAGCCATCTCACCATACAAATCATTTATAATACTTCCAAATGAATAAACATCATTCATCTTTGTAAATAAATTGTATAATTCAGAATATAATTTATTATTATGATCCATTTTCAAATCATTATACATTATAGGATAAAGCCCTGCCAAATATGATTTCAAAGCAAAATACATAACAGTTCTTTCTTTAGGTAAATAATTCTGTATATCTATCGACCCATCTAAACCATAAAGAGAATATCTTTCAGAACCGCCGTATTCATAATCAACAAAAATATCCATTAATCCATTATCATTATTTATTTTAGCATTTCCATATATTGAATATGCATTATCAAAAAATTGTAACGGAGTAAATAGTAAAGAGCCTTCACATTTATTATAATCGAAAAGCTGTTTATTAACATAGAAAGAAATATCTGATTCATATTTGTTTTCAACATTATTAAGTAATTTGACTTCGCTAATGCCGTCAGTATCAGAGTTTAAAAAATCAATTAATTTTTTTATATGATTATAATTTTTAGTAACTATTAAAAGCCCTTTATAAAAATTAAAGAATAAATAAGGACTTCCATTATCTAAAGCATATATTCTGCTTCCATTATAATTAATCTTTTTTACTTCATAAGTAATATTATCTATAGTTAAATTTTCAGAATTAAAAAAAGATTTAAATATGAAAGAATTCAATCTTCCTATATCAAATAAATAAAAAATTTCCGAATTATCTAAACTGCCATTATAACCCCAAAAAAGTAAAGCAGCATTTCTTCTTAATATTGGTTTAGAAGCCATTTTAACCAAGAAATTATCATTTGTTCTTAATCTGTCAGCAAATGCATCTGCCTTTCTAAGCAAAATAGAAAAATCATACATAGATTCATCATGTGATATTCTATAAGCATATATAGAGTCAGAAAATTTAAGCACACTTTTATCTAAACTTTTGACACTTACATAAGCGATATTATCTTTTGGCATTTTTACTTCAGACATATTTTTTTTATGAAGCCCATAAGGAAAATACCCAAATATAATAAATAAAGAAATTATTACAATTAATATAATAGATAATATAAAAAATAACTTAATCTGTCTTTGTCTTTTAATACTTACCATAAAAAATTATTTCCTTATTTATATTATCTATATTGTTTTTATCTTCGTCAAAATTTAAAAATGGTTTAATAAAAAAACCGATTCAAGTTCATCACTTGAATCGGTCTTTATTATATAGCTTAATAAATAATTATTGTTTATTATTTATTAATAGATTCAACTATAGCGTCTACTAAAGCGTCCATTTCACCAACGTTAGCAGCTTTCATAGAAGAAGAAACTGAAACTTGAGCATCTAAGATTTCACATTGTTTCAAGTTGTTTTCAATGAATTCTTGCATTAAAGCACCAGATTTAGGAGCCCAAGAACCGTTTTCTATGATAGCAAACTTACGTTTTTGAACGTTAAGAGCTCTCATATCATCTAAATAACTATGCATTGGAGGATAAATATTAAGGTTGTAAGTAACAGAAGCTAATACAACATGGCTTAATTTGAAAGTATCAGCGATCAAGTAAGAAACGTGAGTGCTAGATACGTCGTGCATAGCTATATTAGTAACACCTTTTTCAGCTAATTTAGCAGCTAAAACTCCAACCATATTTTCAGTATTACCATACATAGAAGCATATACGATTAATACACCTTTTTCTTCAGGCTCATAAGTGCTCCATTTGTTGTATTTATCAAGGATATAACCTAGATTGTTTCTCCAAATAGGTCCATGTAAAGGACAGAACATTTTAATTTTGTCAATAATTCCGCCAGCTTTTTTGAGCAAGTTTTGTACGTGAGGGCCATATTTACCAACAATGTTAGTATAATATCTTCTAGCCTCATCTAACCAATCTCTGTCAAAATTAACTTCGTCATTGAATAATCTTCCGTCTAAAGCGATGAAAGAACCGAAAGCATCAGCAGAGAATAATACTCCATTAGTAGTATCAAAAGTAACCATAGCTTCTGGCCAGTGTACCATTTGAGCAGCTACGAAAGCAACTTCGTGTTTACCGAATTTTTTGCTGTCACCTTCTTTTACTTGTTCTCTTTTCTCTTCAGGAATAGTGAAACCAAACTGATCCATAAACATGAAAGCTTTTTCAGTAGCTATAACTTTAGTTTCAGGGTGTCTGATTAAAACTTCATCTATAGAAGCAGCGTGGTCTGGTTCCATGTGGTTAATAACCATATAGTCAAGTTTTTTACCGTTTAAAACATATTCTAAGTTGTCTAAGAATTGTCTGCAAACAGCCCAGTCA encodes:
- the uxuA gene encoding mannonate dehydratase translates to MIMTLRWFGKNFDSVTLKQIRQIPGVKGVITTLYDSKVGDAWKEEDVKALKKEVEDSGLKIYGIESVNIHDDIKIGLPSRDKYIENYIKTLEVLGKEGINLVCYNFMPVFDWTRSDLAKVRPDGSTVLSYDQDIIDKIDPQKMFEQIDSSSNGFVLPGWEPERLSRLKELFEMYKGIDDEKLFENLKYFLTAIMPTCEKYNIKMAIHPDDPAWPVFGLPRIIVNKENILRMVNSVNSPCNGVTLCAGSLGSNPKNDIPDIVRSLKGKIFFAHVRNLEHTAPGKFQEAAHLSSDGSMDMFAIMKAFYDIGFEGPFRPDHGRAIWDEVSMPGYGLYDRALGAVYLQGLWEAIEKMGK
- the uxaC gene encoding glucuronate isomerase codes for the protein MKTFMDKDFLLYNETSKTLFHNYACKCPIFDYHCHLNPKEIAENKKFKNITEIWLYGDHYKWRMMRANGIDEKFITGDASDYDKFIAWVKTVPNLIGNPLYHWSHLELQRYFDIYEVINEDNADIIWEKANQKLQNMTIKDILKKFKVHTIGTTDDPIDNLEYHKLIKEGKAQIGQINTKIVPSFRPDKSINIEMPDFSDYIKKLENASKINIKDIKSLIEALYNRIDYFKNLGCVSSDCSLSTVPFNLDEEKNIDNIFKKAMNKETLSNEDIEKYKTYILIKLIKKYKESNLVMQIHISAMRNNNEVMFKKLGPDTGYDSVGDSNIIEKLSLLLKTANNDGGLPKIIFYSLNHKDYYPLSTLMGCFQEGGIKGKMQLGSAWWFCDNKDGMEEQIKILANTGSLALFVGMLTDSRSFLSYSRHEYFRRILCNIIGEWSEKGEVPNDIKYLGNIIENICFNNSNIYFNN
- a CDS encoding bifunctional 4-hydroxy-2-oxoglutarate aldolase/2-dehydro-3-deoxy-phosphogluconate aldolase, giving the protein MLEKYIQNKIIPVVVIENEEEIRNVAELCLEFLPSIELTLRTEYGYKALEILAKDYPTLPRSAATVLNTEQVDRILDLGTNIIISPGFQPIMLEYAKKKNYHYIPGAATPAEIEQCLAYGHKYIKFFHAGLYGGINWIKNIAPVYQHTGVKFMPLGGVSIDNAKEYLQNKNVFACGGSWLCPRNLMEEKNWKEIKRRFEEAHHLIKELGI
- a CDS encoding DJ-1 family glyoxalase III; this encodes MSKKVLVPLAEGFEEIEAVTIVDVLRRANIEVVTASLTDNLDVKGSHNIFIKADTTLEKIMNYDFDAIALPGGMIGMNNLKADMRVIEKIRDMYESKKLVSAICASPIVLGEAGVINGKYTCYPSCEIYVKGGEYVEKDLVVCNDNVITSKGPATTVFFALEIVKYLNGSNEELANALLVPLIK
- a CDS encoding sugar phosphate nucleotidyltransferase, with the translated sequence MKVIIPAAGEGSRLRPHTITKPKPILPIAGSTIIDFIMTEISSIQDLEEVIFIVGYLKDQMIEYLSNKYTNIKLTFVEQKEYKGLAHAISLTKEHIKDDDKIFIILGDTIFKLNLSNIVSKNENSLGVCEVDNPSRFGVAVLNEQGVITKLVEKPQEPISNLALTGMYNIVNTKELFEAIDYIIKNDIKTKNEYQLTDALEYMIENSIIFKTFKLDGWYDCGEKSTMIETNKSIIKHEILSKGIKDTAIIPPVFIDKDVKIENSVIGPYVHIGKNSKIENSILKNSIIFEEVNISNAFMDNSIISEKVTYKGKTHSMDIGASITIEQN
- a CDS encoding spiro-SPASM protein, encoding MSFLILADKTFSNEFSEEFDSIFNDKINILKEKLNCDVKYIENNDLEKIENYLNNIYKESENYDNIIYIPGNMPLFNEDETIKLTKIHEENISYFSYGENYPSGIVPFIIRRTAFEKLFNIIKTKDIKVSENAINNIVFVDPNFFEIEILISEHDMRYYRLSLFADSKRNAILIKKLINYKDYNEMVKAIEENPSIRRTLPSFVEIDINNRQNVLNKYLLKNETIKNELSKEEKNITLDEFKTIYDKLYNFCGDFHMSIGSYYEPLLNKDVFDILEYSTRNKNVNVYLETNALLLDSDNAKKLLSMQSERNNLHVIIHLDTVEEDVYNKIYDNGDLKTIMSNIDYYLLREPKNTYLQITKQKDNFDYLASYYKYFDKYKVDIIMQKYYNYRGMIDDNRVGDMAPIINIGCWHLSRDLFIDSYGDVYICRFDINKEKKIASIYEENIDNIWKTLENYFIDNVCKKLDFCKNCDEWYLYNF
- the prfA gene encoding peptide chain release factor 1, translated to MSIIDKLSLVEKTYEDIVQKLNDANIKDNRVIQDLMKKKSEIEDIVEEYKKLKVVLKEIDESNEMINNPDTDKELKDMALLEIEELNQKKEDIINGLRLLLLPKDKNDGKNIIVEIRVGTGGDESALFVGDLFRMYTRFIERTNLKMEIIDTSPTELGGYKEVIFSVSGKDAYRTLKFESGTHRVQRIPATESGGRIHTSASTVAVMPEAMESDVVIKDEDIRVDIFRSSGPGGQSVNTTDSAVRITHLPTGLVVQCQDEKSQHKNKAKALKVLRARIYEKEEAERKAKEAKERREQIGSGDRSERIRTYNFPQNRVTDHRINVTLYKLDRFMDGEITEITDALFKKEQEDMLASYSD
- a CDS encoding FprA family A-type flavoprotein, coding for MHCVRKVTEDLYWVGANEHRLALFENVHPLTKGVSYNSYVLLDEKTVLFDTVDWAVCRQFLDNLEYVLNGKKLDYMVINHMEPDHAASIDEVLIRHPETKVIATEKAFMFMDQFGFTIPEEKREQVKEGDSKKFGKHEVAFVAAQMVHWPEAMVTFDTTNGVLFSADAFGSFIALDGRLFNDEVNFDRDWLDEARRYYTNIVGKYGPHVQNLLKKAGGIIDKIKMFCPLHGPIWRNNLGYILDKYNKWSTYEPEEKGVLIVYASMYGNTENMVGVLAAKLAEKGVTNIAMHDVSSTHVSYLIADTFKLSHVVLASVTYNLNIYPPMHSYLDDMRALNVQKRKFAIIENGSWAPKSGALMQEFIENNLKQCEILDAQVSVSSSMKAANVGEMDALVDAIVESINK